From Pandoraea norimbergensis, the proteins below share one genomic window:
- a CDS encoding DUF917 domain-containing protein, translating to MGRVLTLKDVEAAVLGGSVFACGGGGWAEHGRQLGTLAVTLGRPELVTMDEVPDDAWIATAAAIGAPGGLTDWEMLGIDYVKAAQRVQDALGESLYGLIIGQNGMSSTLNAWLPSAVLGTKVIDAVGDVRAHPTGDMGSLGLANSPAPMIQSAVGGNRANNAYIELTVHGATAKVSPVLRKAADMAGGFIASCRNPIRAEYVRRHAALGGISMALSLGEAILAAQPKRGAAVIDAICKATRGSLIGTGKVARNTLAYTQEAFDIGTVEIGEGPNRRVIHVMNEHMAVTDVHGERIACYPDVITTLDTDGNPVSAGKLREGMEVVILHVHKGEIPLSSSVRDPSVYPVVEKALGMNFTDYALAS from the coding sequence ATGGGACGCGTATTGACGTTGAAGGATGTCGAAGCCGCCGTGCTGGGCGGTTCAGTGTTTGCGTGCGGCGGTGGCGGCTGGGCGGAACATGGCCGCCAGCTCGGCACGCTGGCCGTCACCCTTGGCCGCCCGGAACTGGTGACGATGGACGAAGTGCCGGACGACGCGTGGATCGCCACGGCCGCCGCCATCGGCGCCCCCGGCGGGCTCACCGACTGGGAGATGCTCGGCATCGACTACGTGAAGGCCGCCCAGCGCGTGCAAGACGCGCTGGGTGAATCGCTGTACGGCCTCATCATCGGGCAGAACGGTATGTCGAGCACGCTCAACGCGTGGCTGCCGTCCGCAGTGCTCGGCACCAAAGTCATCGACGCCGTCGGCGACGTGCGTGCGCATCCCACCGGCGATATGGGGTCGCTGGGGCTGGCCAACTCGCCCGCGCCGATGATCCAGAGCGCCGTCGGCGGCAACCGCGCCAACAACGCCTATATCGAACTGACGGTGCACGGTGCCACGGCCAAAGTCTCGCCCGTGCTGCGCAAAGCCGCCGACATGGCGGGCGGCTTCATCGCCAGTTGCCGCAACCCAATTCGTGCCGAATACGTGCGCCGCCACGCGGCACTCGGGGGCATCAGCATGGCACTCTCGCTCGGCGAGGCCATTCTCGCCGCGCAGCCCAAGCGCGGCGCCGCCGTGATCGACGCGATCTGCAAAGCAACGCGCGGCAGCCTCATCGGCACCGGCAAAGTCGCGCGCAACACGCTGGCCTACACGCAGGAAGCCTTCGACATCGGCACCGTCGAGATCGGCGAAGGCCCGAACCGGCGCGTCATTCACGTGATGAACGAGCATATGGCCGTCACCGACGTGCATGGCGAGCGCATTGCCTGCTACCCCGACGTCATCACCACGCTCGACACCGACGGCAACCCCGTGTCCGCAGGCAAGCTGCGCGAGGGCATGGAGGTCGTGATTCTGCACGTGCACAAAGGGGAGATTCCGCTCTCGTCGAGTGTGCGCGACCCGTCGGTCTACCCCGTGGTCGAGAAAGCACTCGGCATGAACTTCACCGATTACGCACTGGCGAGCTGA
- a CDS encoding urocanate hydratase — protein sequence MKREFPIPHGTTLRCKGWRQEALLRLLENVLAVGEDPDNLIVYAAMGRAARDWPSHDAMVRALLTLEDDQTLIVQSGKPIGVLQTHDRAPIVIMANCNMVGQWARAENFYRWEKENLICWGGLTAGDWQYIGSQGVIQGTYEIFSRIAERHFDGDLHGRFILTAGMGGMGGAQPLAGRLANAAILTVEINPERIEKRMKAGYLECRADDLDHALALIRDAQARRAPISVGLLGNAADVFSEILARGIVPDIVTDQTSAHDLVYGYVPHGYTLAQVAELRKTDPDTLMRESRASIVRHVTAMLGFQDKGAVVFDNGNLIRTHAKEGGVARAFDIPVFTEAFLRPLFARGIGPFRWIALSGDPDDIRKIDDFLLRRFADNQIVANWIRLAREYVPFEGLPARIGWLGHGERTELALEVNRMVRDGELSAPIAFTRDHLDAGAMAHPNIMTENMRDGSDAIADWPLLNAMLNCASSADLVAIHSGGGGYSGYMTSAGVTVVADGTPQADDRLRLSMTNDTASGVLRYADAGYEEALDEVGLKGIGRIDTASTPQQ from the coding sequence ATGAAACGAGAATTCCCGATTCCGCACGGCACCACCCTGCGCTGCAAGGGCTGGCGTCAGGAAGCGCTGCTGCGCCTGCTGGAAAACGTGCTCGCCGTTGGCGAAGATCCCGACAATCTGATTGTGTACGCGGCGATGGGCCGTGCCGCGCGCGACTGGCCGTCGCATGACGCGATGGTGCGGGCGTTGCTCACGCTCGAAGACGACCAGACGCTGATCGTGCAGTCGGGCAAGCCCATCGGCGTGCTGCAAACGCATGACCGTGCGCCGATCGTCATCATGGCCAACTGCAATATGGTCGGCCAATGGGCGCGCGCAGAGAACTTCTACCGCTGGGAGAAGGAGAACCTGATTTGCTGGGGGGGCCTCACCGCCGGTGACTGGCAATACATTGGCTCGCAAGGCGTGATTCAGGGCACTTACGAGATCTTCTCGCGCATTGCCGAGCGGCATTTCGACGGCGACCTGCATGGCCGCTTCATTCTCACCGCCGGCATGGGCGGCATGGGCGGCGCGCAACCGCTTGCGGGCCGCTTGGCTAACGCGGCCATCCTGACCGTCGAGATCAACCCCGAGCGCATCGAGAAGCGCATGAAAGCGGGCTACCTCGAATGCCGCGCCGACGATCTCGATCACGCACTCGCCCTGATTCGCGACGCACAGGCACGACGCGCGCCGATCTCGGTCGGCTTGCTCGGCAACGCGGCCGACGTGTTCTCCGAAATCCTCGCGCGCGGCATCGTGCCCGACATCGTCACCGACCAGACGTCGGCACACGACCTCGTCTACGGCTACGTGCCGCACGGCTACACGCTCGCGCAGGTGGCCGAACTGCGCAAGACCGACCCCGACACGCTCATGCGCGAGAGCCGCGCGTCCATCGTGCGCCACGTCACCGCCATGCTCGGCTTTCAGGACAAGGGTGCCGTGGTGTTCGACAACGGCAATCTGATCCGCACGCATGCCAAGGAAGGCGGCGTGGCGCGGGCGTTCGACATCCCGGTGTTCACCGAAGCGTTCCTGCGCCCACTGTTCGCCCGCGGCATCGGGCCGTTCCGCTGGATTGCGCTGTCGGGCGACCCGGACGATATCCGCAAGATCGACGACTTTCTGCTCCGGCGCTTCGCCGACAACCAGATTGTCGCGAACTGGATTCGCCTCGCACGCGAATACGTGCCGTTCGAAGGACTGCCTGCCCGCATCGGCTGGCTGGGGCACGGCGAGCGCACCGAGCTGGCGCTGGAGGTCAACCGGATGGTACGTGACGGGGAACTGAGCGCACCGATCGCCTTCACGCGCGATCACCTCGATGCAGGCGCCATGGCGCATCCGAACATCATGACGGAGAACATGCGCGACGGCTCCGATGCCATTGCCGACTGGCCCCTGCTCAATGCCATGCTCAACTGCGCGTCGAGCGCCGATCTGGTCGCGATTCACTCGGGCGGCGGCGGCTACAGCGGCTACATGACCAGTGCGGGCGTCACTGTCGTGGCCGATGGCACGCCGCAGGCCGACGATCGCCTGCGCCTGTCGATGACCAACGACACGGCCAGCGGGGTGCTGCGCTATGCCGATGCCGGTTACGAAGAAGCGCTCGATGAAGTCGGATTGAAGGGCATCGGCCGCATCGATACCGCCTCAACGCCGCAGCAATGA
- a CDS encoding porin, translated as MKKIKHWWIGAGVALATAGASQMAAAQSNVSLYGVVDVYVAAQKALGKERAWNVSPGGMATSFWGMGGREDLGNGYAAVFALEAFFQPNNGGTGRFAGDTFFGRNAYVGLSTPAGAFLLGRNTTPYYVSALRFNPFATSFAFSPVLNHMYKGVSGQGLAGDNGWNNSLLYTTPGGTDWQASLIYGTGNKAGAQGQNQWGGNAIYAHGPFSATVAYQQVRYDKTPGDLNTQIAGFNLQSAVMAAVGYDFSVVKITALYQYLHDGIDSGDLNTHSGQIGASVPIGNGALLASWMYAKSHGRGDPIRSTWSVGYDYRLSKRTDLYAAYMQDRATNYSSGNTAGVGMRMAF; from the coding sequence ATGAAAAAAATCAAACATTGGTGGATCGGGGCGGGCGTGGCGCTTGCCACAGCAGGGGCGAGCCAGATGGCCGCCGCGCAATCGAACGTGTCGCTGTACGGGGTGGTCGACGTCTACGTCGCGGCGCAAAAGGCCCTTGGCAAAGAGCGCGCGTGGAACGTGAGCCCGGGCGGCATGGCGACCAGCTTCTGGGGCATGGGCGGGCGAGAGGATCTGGGCAACGGTTATGCAGCCGTCTTCGCCCTCGAAGCGTTCTTTCAACCGAACAACGGCGGCACGGGCCGCTTTGCCGGTGACACATTCTTCGGCCGCAATGCTTACGTCGGCCTGTCGACACCGGCTGGCGCGTTCCTGCTCGGACGCAACACCACGCCGTATTACGTCTCGGCGTTACGCTTCAATCCGTTCGCGACCTCGTTCGCCTTCTCCCCGGTACTCAACCACATGTACAAGGGCGTCTCGGGTCAGGGGCTGGCAGGCGACAACGGCTGGAACAACTCGTTGCTCTACACGACGCCGGGCGGCACCGACTGGCAGGCGAGCCTGATCTACGGCACGGGCAACAAGGCCGGTGCGCAGGGGCAGAACCAGTGGGGTGGCAACGCCATTTATGCGCATGGTCCGTTCTCGGCGACGGTAGCGTATCAGCAAGTGCGCTACGACAAGACGCCGGGCGATCTGAACACGCAAATCGCCGGGTTCAACTTGCAGTCGGCAGTCATGGCCGCCGTGGGTTACGACTTCTCGGTAGTCAAGATCACCGCGCTCTATCAATACTTGCACGACGGCATCGACAGCGGCGACCTGAATACCCACAGTGGGCAAATCGGCGCATCGGTGCCGATCGGCAATGGCGCCCTGCTCGCCTCGTGGATGTACGCCAAGAGCCACGGCCGGGGCGACCCGATCCGCTCGACGTGGTCGGTAGGCTACGACTACCGTCTCTCTAAACGCACCGACCTGTACGCGGCCTACATGCAAGATCGCGCAACCAATTACTCCAGCGGCAACACCGCCGGTGTCGGCATGCGGATGGCCTTCTGA
- a CDS encoding LysR family transcriptional regulator encodes MKLNLRQIEVFRAIMLSGSISGASKLLFVSQPAVSRLISYTEQRLGFTLFERIKGRLYPTPEARRLFTEVTTLYQSVQRVNEVAENLAENRDGQLRLSCSPSLGQSLLPRAIAAFRRRYPEVRVVLQTLIPSVMLQSLLSQQVELGVAYMPVDHPSLATIPLYENKIVAALPSDHPLSTRESVTMAELAKEPLIGYSPDIPFGMLTRNMFGGPDQQPEPVVEVQQAHVACALVQASAGVALVDEMTVKGPVWTDVVTVPIVDTVNVPVNVFHLQLEPMSRLAQEFVRVLRALDAGWRPRHTGNPKKNDEHEPTD; translated from the coding sequence ATGAAACTCAACCTGCGGCAGATCGAGGTCTTCCGGGCCATCATGCTGAGCGGATCGATCAGCGGGGCATCGAAGCTTCTGTTCGTGTCCCAACCGGCCGTCAGCCGCCTGATTTCCTATACCGAGCAACGGCTCGGCTTCACGCTTTTCGAGCGCATCAAGGGGCGGCTGTACCCGACGCCCGAGGCACGGCGCCTCTTTACCGAGGTCACCACGCTCTATCAAAGCGTGCAGCGCGTGAACGAGGTGGCAGAGAATCTGGCGGAGAACCGCGACGGGCAACTACGCCTGTCGTGCAGCCCCAGCCTCGGGCAGTCGCTGCTGCCGCGCGCCATCGCCGCGTTTCGCCGCCGCTATCCGGAAGTGCGCGTGGTGCTGCAAACGCTGATCCCGAGTGTGATGCTGCAATCGCTGCTCAGTCAGCAGGTCGAGCTGGGCGTGGCGTATATGCCGGTCGATCACCCGAGCCTCGCGACCATCCCGCTCTACGAAAACAAGATTGTCGCGGCCCTGCCCTCCGACCATCCGCTCAGCACCCGCGAGAGTGTGACGATGGCCGAACTCGCCAAAGAGCCGCTCATCGGTTACAGCCCTGATATCCCATTCGGGATGCTGACCCGCAACATGTTCGGCGGCCCCGACCAGCAGCCCGAACCGGTCGTGGAAGTGCAGCAGGCGCACGTGGCCTGTGCGCTGGTGCAGGCCTCTGCGGGCGTGGCGCTGGTCGACGAAATGACCGTGAAAGGCCCGGTCTGGACCGACGTCGTAACGGTGCCGATCGTCGACACCGTCAATGTGCCGGTCAACGTGTTCCATCTTCAACTGGAGCCGATGTCGCGGCTCGCGCAGGAATTCGTGCGTGTGCTGCGTGCCCTCGACGCCGGCTGGCGGCCGCGCCATACCGGCAATCCCAAGAAAAACGACGAACACGAGCCCACCGACTGA
- a CDS encoding UbiD family decarboxylase has product MSPLHAPAAANGSTDRNPDDAQSMRPFIAVLAQRGELLRVGEPVDPQFEISAWLAQLAEGPAVQFDSVTGHAQAAIGNLLNSVERIALGLGISRTDMQQRIVSAIEHGIAPERVAHGACQETVIHTPDLRREVPAPLFFPGETGPYITAGVIFTRDSRTGKGNVSFARVKLLDGNRGMVGIAPNHHLAVMAREAKARGETLPIAVTVGNHPAVLIAAALYLRLGDDELDCAGALLGEPVRTVACKTIPLDVPAACEWVLEGTLDIDEQHDEKLVSEFHGMYEPYGSGPVATFHCLTRRNDALFQIIEPGYYPEHTLIGGVAIAAGLARTLRAVAIPVREVAVGHGGCGRLNAVVSLSAHRAGDAQKAMFALWGSVNLIKNITVVDDDVDPWNASQVEWAVATRMRPDRDMLVIPGGRTDRSEPIKQDGVATKLGLNATRRACDRPDWTRAVPPPDVMEKVAQRIAAQPLAKT; this is encoded by the coding sequence ATGTCCCCACTTCATGCCCCGGCAGCAGCGAACGGCTCGACCGATCGCAACCCCGATGACGCCCAGTCGATGCGTCCGTTCATCGCAGTTCTCGCACAACGCGGCGAGTTATTGCGGGTCGGCGAACCCGTGGATCCGCAGTTCGAAATCTCGGCGTGGCTCGCGCAGTTGGCCGAAGGGCCTGCCGTGCAGTTCGACAGCGTGACCGGTCACGCGCAGGCGGCCATCGGCAATCTGCTGAACTCGGTGGAACGCATTGCGCTGGGCCTCGGTATCTCGCGTACCGACATGCAACAGCGCATCGTCTCGGCCATCGAGCACGGCATTGCGCCGGAGCGGGTGGCACACGGCGCCTGTCAGGAAACCGTGATCCACACGCCTGACCTGCGGCGTGAAGTCCCTGCGCCGCTGTTCTTCCCGGGTGAGACCGGGCCGTACATCACGGCGGGCGTCATCTTCACGCGCGACAGCCGCACCGGCAAAGGCAATGTGTCGTTTGCGCGCGTCAAACTGCTCGACGGTAACCGGGGCATGGTGGGCATCGCCCCCAATCATCACCTTGCGGTCATGGCGCGCGAAGCCAAGGCACGTGGGGAGACCTTGCCGATTGCGGTAACCGTCGGCAACCATCCTGCGGTGCTGATCGCCGCCGCGCTGTATTTGCGTCTGGGCGATGACGAACTCGACTGCGCCGGTGCGCTGCTGGGTGAACCGGTTCGCACGGTCGCCTGCAAGACTATCCCGCTGGACGTACCCGCAGCCTGCGAGTGGGTGCTGGAAGGCACGCTCGATATTGACGAGCAGCACGACGAGAAGCTCGTCTCGGAATTTCACGGCATGTACGAACCGTATGGCAGCGGCCCGGTAGCGACGTTCCATTGCCTGACCCGCCGCAACGACGCGTTGTTCCAGATCATCGAGCCAGGCTATTACCCGGAGCACACATTGATTGGCGGCGTCGCCATCGCTGCGGGGCTGGCGCGCACGCTGCGCGCCGTCGCGATTCCCGTGCGCGAGGTGGCCGTCGGCCACGGCGGTTGCGGGCGTCTGAACGCCGTCGTGAGCCTGAGCGCCCATCGGGCAGGTGACGCCCAGAAAGCGATGTTCGCGTTGTGGGGCAGCGTCAATTTGATCAAGAACATCACGGTCGTCGACGACGATGTCGATCCGTGGAACGCCTCGCAAGTCGAATGGGCCGTCGCCACCCGCATGCGGCCCGACCGCGACATGCTGGTGATTCCCGGCGGGCGCACCGACCGGTCCGAGCCGATCAAGCAGGACGGTGTGGCCACCAAGCTCGGGCTGAACGCGACACGCAGGGCATGCGACCGCCCCGACTGGACGCGTGCAGTGCCGCCACCCGATGTGATGGAGAAGGTTGCGCAGCGGATTGCCGCGCAGCCCTTAGCCAAGACCTAG
- a CDS encoding dihydroorotase, whose translation MSDFDWVMRGNLVDADAIVVDGWLAVRDGKIAARGQGTAPSAKEVIDARGQWVMPGVVDGQVHSGSQRDQEGLGMASRAAAAGGVTVMVDMPYDDPEPVASRAQLDAKIAEVERDCHVDVALFGTLNDTHGLDAAAGLIEGGVCAFKFSTFEATPGRFPRVEEDMLYEAFRRIAPSGIVCGVHNQMQDLTRKNVARLIEAGDTGWDAFLRAHPPLIENLATALIYEIGAETGARAHAVHVSTSRGFEICNMYRRAGHQASIETCVQYLMLNHEEHTRRFGAKTKHYPPIRPKAEVDLLWTHIAAGECTFVSSDHVSWGLERKENPNVFRNSSGGPGLETLLPAFWTGCEEHGISPTMVVKQLCRNPAQHFLLDDRKGTFNVGADADVVILRPERYAYDPSTSLSAVRWSSFEDREFTVRVTGTWCRGQQVFDGKGIVNQQGDGQFLRPRLR comes from the coding sequence ATGAGCGATTTTGATTGGGTGATGCGCGGCAATCTCGTCGATGCCGACGCAATCGTGGTGGATGGCTGGCTTGCAGTGCGCGATGGCAAGATCGCCGCACGCGGCCAAGGCACGGCACCGTCGGCGAAAGAAGTGATCGATGCGCGCGGGCAGTGGGTGATGCCGGGCGTGGTCGACGGCCAAGTGCATTCGGGCAGTCAGCGCGATCAGGAAGGGCTCGGCATGGCCTCACGCGCGGCGGCGGCCGGTGGGGTGACGGTGATGGTCGACATGCCGTACGACGACCCGGAGCCGGTGGCTTCGCGTGCACAGCTCGACGCCAAGATTGCGGAAGTGGAGCGCGACTGCCATGTGGATGTGGCGCTGTTCGGCACGCTCAACGATACGCATGGGCTCGATGCGGCGGCCGGGCTGATCGAAGGCGGCGTGTGCGCGTTCAAGTTCTCGACGTTCGAAGCGACGCCGGGGCGTTTTCCGCGTGTCGAAGAAGACATGCTGTACGAAGCCTTCCGCCGCATCGCGCCATCGGGCATCGTGTGCGGCGTGCACAACCAGATGCAGGACCTCACGCGCAAGAACGTCGCGCGTCTGATCGAGGCGGGCGATACCGGCTGGGATGCCTTCCTGCGCGCCCATCCGCCGCTGATCGAGAACCTCGCGACGGCATTGATCTACGAGATCGGCGCCGAGACGGGAGCGCGTGCGCATGCGGTGCACGTATCGACCTCGCGTGGTTTCGAGATCTGCAACATGTATCGGCGCGCCGGTCATCAGGCGAGCATCGAGACGTGCGTGCAGTACCTGATGCTCAATCACGAAGAACACACGCGCCGCTTCGGCGCGAAGACCAAACACTATCCGCCTATTCGCCCCAAGGCCGAAGTTGACCTGCTCTGGACGCACATCGCTGCGGGCGAATGCACGTTCGTGTCGTCCGATCACGTGAGCTGGGGGCTGGAGCGCAAGGAGAACCCCAACGTGTTTCGCAATTCGTCGGGTGGCCCGGGGCTGGAAACGTTGTTGCCCGCGTTCTGGACCGGCTGCGAAGAACACGGCATTTCGCCCACGATGGTCGTCAAGCAGTTGTGCCGTAACCCGGCGCAACACTTCCTGCTCGATGACCGCAAAGGCACCTTCAATGTGGGGGCCGATGCGGACGTCGTGATCCTTCGTCCGGAGCGCTACGCTTACGACCCGTCGACGAGCCTGTCGGCCGTGCGCTGGAGTTCGTTCGAAGACCGCGAGTTCACTGTGCGTGTCACGGGGACGTGGTGCCGTGGACAGCAGGTGTTCGACGGGAAGGGCATTGTGAATCAGCAGGGCGACGGGCAGTTCCTGCGTCCGCGTTTGCGTTGA
- a CDS encoding Zn-dependent hydrolase — protein sequence MSTMNQDAIVPMPPLNAKRLWDRVETLAKFTRPDVPWTRRAFSPMFLEARAWLRHEMEAAGLDVHQDEGGNLIGRMPGRDASKAPLVTGSHCDTVVGGGRFDGIIGVLAGIEVAHTLKEQGITLAHPFEVIDFLSEEPSDYGISCVGSRALSGVLSAEMLAARNAEGETLADGMRRVGGDPDRLSQPLRRAGETAAFVELHIEQGPVLESRGLPIGVVTNIVGIRRVQLVVHGRPDHAGTTPMDIRCDALVGAARIIDAAHRLASELSGNPHYVVATVGRIAMTPNVPNAVPGSVDLVLEVRSDNDDVLAGFPEQVLEAVAADLVALRVHCTSTPLSRSKPTDCMPVVMDAVERASQRLGYPSMRLPSGAGHDAVYVAPTGPIGMIFIPCLNGRSHCPEEWIEPEQLLDGTRVLFQTIRELDETLAA from the coding sequence ATGTCGACAATGAATCAGGACGCCATCGTCCCTATGCCGCCGCTCAATGCAAAGCGACTCTGGGACCGCGTGGAAACGCTCGCCAAGTTCACACGCCCGGACGTGCCGTGGACGCGCCGCGCGTTTTCACCGATGTTTCTCGAAGCGCGCGCATGGCTGCGTCACGAGATGGAAGCGGCCGGCCTTGACGTGCATCAGGACGAAGGGGGCAATTTGATCGGGCGCATGCCCGGGCGCGATGCCTCGAAAGCGCCGCTGGTCACCGGCTCGCATTGCGACACGGTGGTGGGCGGCGGGCGCTTCGACGGCATCATCGGCGTGCTCGCAGGTATTGAAGTTGCCCATACGCTCAAGGAGCAAGGCATCACGCTGGCGCACCCGTTCGAAGTGATCGATTTCCTCTCGGAAGAGCCGAGCGATTACGGGATCTCCTGCGTGGGCAGCCGCGCGCTCTCAGGCGTGCTGTCTGCCGAGATGCTCGCCGCGCGCAATGCCGAGGGCGAGACGCTGGCCGATGGCATGCGCCGCGTCGGCGGCGACCCTGACCGGTTATCGCAGCCGCTGCGCCGTGCGGGCGAGACGGCCGCGTTCGTGGAACTGCATATCGAACAGGGCCCCGTGTTGGAATCGCGTGGGCTGCCGATCGGTGTGGTGACCAACATCGTCGGTATTCGCCGTGTGCAACTTGTTGTGCACGGTCGTCCGGATCACGCTGGCACGACGCCGATGGACATTCGTTGCGATGCGCTCGTTGGCGCCGCCCGCATCATCGACGCAGCCCATCGACTGGCGAGCGAACTCAGCGGCAATCCGCACTACGTGGTGGCTACCGTAGGCCGCATCGCCATGACGCCGAACGTGCCCAACGCGGTGCCGGGGAGTGTCGATCTGGTGCTTGAGGTGCGCAGCGATAACGATGACGTGCTTGCCGGGTTCCCCGAGCAGGTGCTCGAAGCGGTGGCGGCGGATCTCGTCGCGCTGCGCGTGCATTGCACCAGCACGCCGTTGAGCCGCTCGAAGCCGACCGATTGCATGCCGGTGGTCATGGACGCGGTGGAGCGCGCTTCGCAGCGTCTGGGCTACCCGTCGATGCGCTTGCCGAGCGGCGCCGGTCATGACGCCGTCTACGTGGCGCCGACCGGCCCGATCGGCATGATCTTCATCCCATGCCTGAACGGCCGCAGCCACTGCCCGGAGGAATGGATCGAACCCGAGCAGTTGCTCGACGGGACACGCGTGCTCTTCCAGACGATTCGCGAACTGGACGAAACACTCGCCGCCTAG
- a CDS encoding porin has product MPFATRRRLAYAAACLSPLMLAPVSAHADVTLYGLIDNAVRYETNANASASRQFGVAQGSFTGSRFGIKGTEQIAPDLESFFVLESGFNLGDGTSLQGTKAAGFGQDSSNGVGRMFGRQAFVGLRGSYGALSIGRQYSVGYQAMGAAQIFNNPNLDTLIVASNYVGSRLDNTVKYTLDAGGFSLGTAYTFGNAAGNEHANSGVGVTAGYTAGSVNGTLLYQRLTSADGTQSRNTYGFSTGAAVGQWRATAGYLHSLLSEVETRNDVMLLGLSYNPIPALTLGVGGFVDWQAQPGGKRTAVYGMADYQLSKRTDVYLEVDRNNISGRYTLIASQGTYGSKVGVSLGIRHTF; this is encoded by the coding sequence ATGCCTTTCGCAACACGACGCCGCCTCGCGTACGCCGCGGCCTGCCTGTCACCCCTGATGCTCGCCCCTGTCAGCGCGCACGCCGATGTCACGCTTTACGGTCTGATCGACAATGCTGTTCGCTACGAGACGAATGCCAACGCCAGCGCCTCACGCCAGTTCGGCGTCGCACAGGGGTCGTTCACGGGGTCTCGTTTTGGCATCAAGGGCACGGAGCAGATCGCCCCGGATCTCGAATCGTTCTTCGTGCTGGAGAGCGGTTTCAATCTAGGCGACGGCACGTCGTTGCAAGGCACCAAGGCCGCAGGCTTCGGGCAGGACTCGTCGAACGGCGTCGGCCGGATGTTCGGGCGGCAGGCATTTGTCGGCTTGCGCGGCAGCTACGGCGCGCTGTCGATCGGGCGGCAGTACAGCGTGGGCTATCAGGCCATGGGCGCTGCGCAGATCTTCAACAATCCGAATCTCGACACGCTGATCGTGGCGAGCAACTACGTCGGCAGCCGGCTCGACAACACGGTGAAGTACACCCTCGATGCGGGTGGCTTTTCGCTGGGCACGGCTTACACGTTCGGCAACGCAGCCGGCAACGAGCATGCGAATTCCGGCGTAGGCGTGACTGCCGGCTATACCGCCGGCAGCGTCAACGGCACGCTGCTCTATCAACGCCTGACCTCGGCCGACGGCACGCAGTCACGCAACACGTACGGTTTTTCGACCGGGGCGGCGGTCGGGCAGTGGCGAGCCACGGCGGGCTATTTGCACAGCCTGTTGAGTGAAGTGGAAACGCGCAACGACGTGATGCTGCTCGGCCTGAGCTACAACCCGATTCCCGCACTCACGCTTGGCGTGGGCGGCTTCGTCGACTGGCAGGCGCAGCCGGGTGGCAAACGCACTGCCGTCTACGGCATGGCGGACTATCAATTGAGCAAACGCACCGACGTGTATCTGGAAGTCGACCGCAACAACATCAGCGGCCGGTACACGCTCATTGCCTCGCAAGGCACCTACGGCAGCAAGGTAGGTGTCTCGCTCGGCATTCGTCATACGTTCTGA